In one Carassius carassius chromosome 14, fCarCar2.1, whole genome shotgun sequence genomic region, the following are encoded:
- the LOC132157613 gene encoding E3 ubiquitin/ISG15 ligase TRIM25-like, which translates to MADARIFQAEFTCPACQDLLQDPVAIPCGHSYCTICITGCWDQEDQKGVYSCPQCRQTFSPRPALAKITVLAEVVEKLKKTRLSDNCYAGAGDVQCDVCTGRKYKAVKSCLVCLNSYCQNHLEQHESFFKGKKHKVTEATGRLQEMICQKHQKLLEVFCRTDQKCICVLCAMDEHKNHSTVSAAAQMTETQHQLKEKHKTFQQRLQQREKDLQQLRETVESQKRSAQTAVEDSERIFTELILSIERSRSELIRLIRDQEKTAVSRAEERLERLEQEINDLRRRDAELEQLSHTQDHIQFLQSFQSLSAPPESTDVNDDLFSSLFSSDALRESVHQLRDKLEDFCEEELKKISDRVAAATGPSVCYNLSPAYPQISSKKTDLISPSTAKVTPVEELKGSAPVAPPAKVFSFGLSGDSAKNTTSADVSLKGFTFGSIKTVSSGFRLKDAVVTSAGSGAQAEKETIRTDAPQRKNVSAAPVLPCNTAPCSTEKSNATLEEGLILVTKDGKEDFLGGNKATSSHSILCQTAKPNMKNKTSAAPSSFSFTSSSVCQPAATTFKANPGNALRSSTVTDKASLEGFKIESSTTEAEKSSSSSTFSFSMPVSGGVFNSGIAKSEVKTSDKQSQNGSTSDFLKNVAVIHKEEKKEAAPSSSDQSVDACHHDNSPLNTDQGSEGALRNLKGKSAANM; encoded by the exons ATGGCAGATGCTAGAATTTTCCAGGCTGAGTTCACATGTCCAGCTTGTCAGGATCTCCTGCAGGATCCAGTGGCCATTccctgtggacacagttactgtacGATCTGTATTACAGGCTGCTGGGATCAAGAGGATCAGAAGGGAGTCTACAGCTGccctcagtgcagacagaccttcagtccAAGACCTGCTTTAGCTAAAATCACCGTGCTGGCTGAAGTGGTGGAGAAGCTGAAGAAGACCAGACTCTCTGATAACTGTTACGCTGGAGCTGGAGATGTGCAGTGTGACGTCTGTACTGGAAGAAAATACAAAGCTGTCAAGTCCTGTCTGGTGTGTCTGAACTCTTACTGTCAGAATCACCTCGAACAACATGAGAGTTTCTTTAAAGGAAAGAAACACAAAGTGACTGAAGCCACTGGACGACTGCAGGAGATGATCTGTCAGAAACATCAGAAGCTTCTTGAGGTTTTCTGTCGCACTGACCAGAAGTGTATATGTGTGCTGTGTGCGATGGATGAACATAAAAACCACAGCACTGTATCAGCTGCGGCACAAATGACAGAGACACAG CACCAGCTGAAAGAGAAGCACAAGACTTTCCAGCAGAGactccagcagagagagaaagatctccagcagctgagagagactgtggagtctcagaag cgctctgcacagacagcagtggaggacagtgagaggatctttactgagctcatcctctccattgagagaagccgctctgagctgatacgactgatcagagatcaggaaaagactgcagtgagtcgagctgaagaacgactggagcgactggagcaggagatcaatgatctgaggaggagagacgctgagctggagcagctttcacacacacaggatcacaTCCAGTTCCTGCAG agtttccagtctctctcAGCACCTCCTGAATCTACAGACGTAAATGATGatctcttcagttctctcttctcttctgatgCTCTGAGAGAATCTGTCCATCAGCTGAGAGACAAACTGGAGGATTTCTGCGAAGAGGAGCTGaagaagatctcagacagag TTGCTGCTGCTACAGGTCCCTCTGTGTGCTACAACCTGTCTCCAGCATATCCTCAGATTTCATCCAAAAAAACTGATCTCATAAGTCCTTCTACAGCAAAGGTGACACCTGTAGAGGAGCTCAAAGGCTCTGCTCCAGTGGCTCCTCCAGCCAAAGTGTTTTCTTTTGGACTGTCTGGAGATTCTGCTAAGAACACCACCAGTGCTGATGTCAGCTTGAAGGGCTTCACATTTGGATCTATAAAAACAGTTTCTTCTGGGTTTAGATTGAAGGATGCTGTGGTTACATCTGCTGGCTCTGGAGCTCAGGCAGAGAAGGAAACGATTCGGACTGATGCACCACAACGTAAGAATGTGTCAGCAGCTCCAGTGCTCCCATGTAATACTGCACCATGCAGCACTGAAAAAAGTAATGCAACGCTGGAAGAAGGGTTAATTTTGGTTACAAAAGATGGAAAGGAGGATTTCCTGGGAGGAAATAAGGCTACATCTAGTCACAGCATTTTGTGTCAGACGGCAAAACCAAATATGAAAAACAAGACCTCTGCTGCTCCGTCAAGCTTCTCTTTTACCTCCAGTTCTGTCTGCCAACCTGCTGCGACAACATTTAAAGCCAATCCAGGCAATGCTCTTAGGTCCAGTACAGTAACTGATAAAGCATCCTTAGAAGGCTTCAAGATTGAGTCCTCTACAACTGAGGCTGAAAAGTCATCAAGCAGTTCAACCTTTTCATTTTCCATGCCAGTATCCGGTGGTGTATTCAACTCTGGTATTGCAAAATCTGAGGTAAAAACATCAGACAAACAGTCACAAAATGGATCTACATCAGACTTTCTGAAAAATGTTGCTGTAATTcacaaagaggaaaaaaaagaggcAGCCCCGAGTTCCTCAGATCAGTCTGTAGATGCTTGCCATCATGATAATAGTCCGCTCAATACCG ATCAAGGTTCTGAAGGTGCATTGAGGAATCTGAAGGGAAa ATCAGCAGCAAACATGTGA